In a single window of the Nicotiana tomentosiformis chromosome 8, ASM39032v3, whole genome shotgun sequence genome:
- the LOC104108821 gene encoding uncharacterized protein: MNLDLACGGSCMERPYSEIQLLLNNFTANDNNWQAYRESRRAPKQKAAVVIELDDFSVMREDIAKLANQMNRMTMHQMQKMQKEALKKRRDKPTPEGELIPKATPESKKDYAISEPVSAARPPPPFPGRLQKKNDDCMFNKFPSMLSQVQLNIPLVDALREISKYAKYIKDIVAHKRKLTEFKTVALTEECTSRVQNKPPQKLKDTGSFTIPVRIGNIDVGRALCDLGASINLMPFSLFKQLDLGALRSTIVMLQLADRSIAYPKRMIEDVLLQIGKFIFPADFIIIDYEADE, encoded by the exons ATGAATCTTGATttagcttgtgggggtagttgcatggaaaggccgtatagtgaaatccaACTCCTGCTAaacaatttcactgctaatgataatAATTGGCAAGCATATAGGGAATCACGAAGAGCACCTAAACAGAAGGCAGCAGTTGTAATtgagcttgatgatttctcagtCATGAGAGAAGATATTGCAAAAttagcaaatcagatgaatagaatgacaatgcaccaaatgcaaaaaatgcaaaaag AAGCGCTAAAGAAGAGAAGAGATAAGCCTACACCTGAGGGAGAGTTGATTCCTAAGGCAACACCCGAGTCAAAGAAAGATTATGCAATTTCAGAGCCAGTGAGtgctgcaaggccaccaccacctttccccggAAGGTTACAGAAGAAGAATGATGATTGCATGTTTAACAAATTTCCCTCTATGTTGAgccaggttcaattaaatattccattggtgGATGCACTCCGTGAAATTtcaaaatatgctaagtacatcaaagatatagtggctcacaagaggaaattgactgaatTCAAGACAgtcgcacttactgaggagtgtacttcgagggtccaaaacaagcctcctcaaaagcttaaggacactggcagcttcaccatccctgtgcggattggtaatattgatgtgggccgtgctctttgtgatttgggggcaagtatAAATCTGATGCCCTTCTCCTTGTTCAAGCAATTGGATCTGGGAGCTCTAAGATCAACCATTGTGATGTTGCAGCTAGCTGATAGATCCATAGCTTACCCGAAAAGAATGATTGAAGATGTGTTATTGCAAATTgggaaattcatcttcccagcagACTTCATTATCATAGATTATGAGGCTGATGAATAA